The following coding sequences are from one Eucalyptus grandis isolate ANBG69807.140 chromosome 11, ASM1654582v1, whole genome shotgun sequence window:
- the LOC104445586 gene encoding uncharacterized protein LOC104445586, with product MTSCFRGCRNLMTMLLFFINFFTVVVTAANSSAAPAVMEAVAGVEEDLQPELSVRRDEMVEMAGYGEEKLSTVLVTGSVLCEACLPGDPQLHAWPLSGASVAVNCHGDDKESKSSRIHGLTDENGDFFIDLPSELHAVPNLNKRCSVNLVRMPRNSLCRPAHIRKHKRVRLSSVGNGIRTYEAGTIRLLHSAAEPTEACMKTSSSPTESYLN from the exons ATGACGAGCTGCTTTCGCGGTTGCCGCAACCTCATGACGATGCTTCTCTTCTTTATCAACTTCTTCACGGTAGTCGTGACGGCGGCGAATTCATCGGCAGCACCGGCGGTTATGGAGGCGGTGGCTGGGGTGGAGGAGGACCTGCAGCCCGAGCTGTCAGTGAGGAGGGACGAGATGGTGGAGATGGCGGGCTACGGAGAGGAGAAGCTCTCCACGGTCCTCGTCACGGGCTCGGTTCTCTGCGAGGCGTGCTTGCCCGGCGACCCTCAGCTTCATGCATGGCCATTGTCAG GTGCTTCAGTGGCCGTCAATTGCCATGGCGATGATAAAGAAAGCAAATCTAGCCGAATTCACGGCTTGACAGATGAAAATGGGGACTTCTTCATTGATCTTCCTTCAGAGCTCCACGCCGTCCCCAACCTGAACAAGAGATGTTCGGTCAACCTCGTTCGAATGCCGAGGAACTCGCTCTGCCGACCGGCACATATCAGAAAGCACAAGAGAGTGAGGCTTTCTTCGGTTGGGAATGGGATCCGAACTTATGAGGCGGGGACAATAAGACTTCTGCATTCAGCAGCCGAGCCTACAGAAGCATGCATGAAGACATCGAGCAGCCCCACAGAAAGCTATTTAAATTAA
- the LOC104445587 gene encoding acyl carrier protein 3, mitochondrial, which produces MNCIKQSILRHIRLRASAGTRAFGAEDGSVMEQLTRLMCTTTTHSPDQIVDRVVRLVKKFDKIDASKVTETSDFQKDLSLDSLDKVELVMALEQEFSIEIPEEEADKLSCCADIARFIASGSVKAAKSS; this is translated from the exons ATGAACTGTATAAAGCAGTCCATCTTGAGGCACATCAGGTTGAGGGCCTCTGCTGGAACACGTGCTTTTGGAGCCGAGGATGGAAGTGTAATGGAGCAACTGACCCGGCTGATGTGCACGACGACAACTCATAGCCCGGATCAGATAGTTGATAGAGTGGTCAGGCTTGTGAAAAAATTCGATAAGATCGATGCTAGTAAG GTGACTGAAACTTCGGATTTCCAGAAAGACTTGTCCCTGGATAGCTTAGACAAGGTGGAACTTGTCATGGCTCTCGAGCAGGAATTCTCCATCGAAATCCCTGAAGAGGAAGCAGACAAGCTCTCTTGCTGTGCCGACATTGCTAGATTCATAGCTTCTGGTTCTGTAAAAGCTGCCAAGAGCTCGTGA